In a genomic window of Parus major isolate Abel chromosome 26, Parus_major1.1, whole genome shotgun sequence:
- the FANCE gene encoding Fanconi anemia group E protein isoform X9 yields MSHRPPCSPAAAMEPRCPPWLQICPGPCRLLLHALSSGPGGAMAALRVLQRGQPREGPGQAFPWQALTAALCAEEPSLKGPKDTLAVKPRLLLLPVLCQRNLFSLLLAVQDVVPGDCLDQLLQALEQDSHVDPWVKTLGDLLQQGARAEEGSPHPTALSSMCQQQLRGLCQKIAQKKPEGQRKLNWCFSKQPGAPDSAPQGGKCKKMSEESLQLDSEREGKRLLLEEVAFEPLEPQECGDVAGVEEEVPEEPSGDVSAQSTDKAAPDSSQQDAVGELRKISQTELAVEVQSFVQMHGQRLKMLLLQESSVLSLTQPPSRHLMAALTSFCSKYSHSFCRVLVAAVLQESGEGAEQTKLMCELVEECLEPHSVQLVLSQVLEVPLSERLLPVLQAVLGRQEVLPPKLLDLLVLTLCQQAPAFATSLSFAKLVMAVLTVYQSQVTPAHRSSLAAVLDQSNAVLKKSLQAVLEGAR; encoded by the exons ATGTCTCACAGGCCGCCGTGCAGCCCCGCCGCAGCAATGGAGCCCCGGTGCCCGCCCTGGCTGCAGATCTGCCCCGGGCCGTGCCGCCTCCTGCTCCACGCTCTGTCCTCCGGCCCCGGCGGGGCGATGGCCGCACTGCGGGTGCTGCAACGGGGCCAGCCCCGCGAGGGACCGGGGCAGGCGTTCCCCTGGCAGGCTCTCACCGCAGCCCTGTGCGCCGAGGAGCCCTCGCTGAAGGGGCCAAAGGACACCCTGGCCGT caagccacggctgctgctgctgcccgtTTTGTGCCAGAGAAacctcttttccctgctcctggcgGTTCAGGATGTAGTGCCCGGTGATTGCCTTGaccagctgctccaggcctTGGAGCAAGATTCCCATGTGGATCCCTGGGTGAAGACACTGGGGGATCTACTCCAGCAGGGAGCAAGGGCAGAGGAGGGTTCCCCACATCCCACTGCCCTGTCTTccatgtgccagcagcagcttaGGGGCCTGTGCCAGAAAATTGCCCAGAAGAAACCAGAGGGGCAAAGAAAATTGAACTGGTGCTTCAGCAAGCAGCCTGGTGCCCCTGACTCTGCGCCTCAAGGTGGGAAGTGCAAGAAAATGTCAGAGGAGAGCCTGCAGTTGGACAgtgagagagaggggaagaggtTGTTGCTGGAGGAGGTGGCATTTGAGCCCCTGGAGCCCCAGGAATGTGGAGATGTAGCAGGGGTGGAAGAGGAGGTGCCTGAGGAGCCTTCAGGGGATGTATCTGCTCAGAGCACAGATAAGGCTGCTCCAGACAGCTCCCAGCAAGATGCAGTTGGGGAGCTCAGGAAGATTTCCCAGACAGAGCTGGCAGTAGAGGTCCAGTCCTTTGTCCAG ATGCATGGACAGAggctgaaaatgctgctgctgcaggagtcCAGC GTCCTGTCCCTCACCCAGCCGCCTTCCCGACACCTCATGGCTGCCCTCACTTCATTTTGCTCCAAGTATTCCCATTCCTTCTGCCGTGTGCTGGTGGCTGCGGTGCTGCAGGAGTCTGGGGAAG GTGCTGAGCAGACCAAGCTGATGTGTGAGCTCGTGGAGGAGTGCCTGGAGCCACACTCTgtgcagctggtgctgag CCAAGTCCTGGAGGTGCCTTTGTCAGAGAGACTCCTGCCAGtactgcaggctgtgctggggcgGCAG GAGGTGCTTCCCCCTAAGCTTTTGGATCTCCTGGTCCTGACTCTGTGCCAGCAGGCCCCAGCCTTTGCCACATCACTCAGCTTCGCCAAGCTGGTGATGGCCGTGCTCACAGTGTACCAGAGCCAG GTCACCCCAGCTCACCGGAGCAGTCTGGCTGCGGTCCTGGATCAAAGCAATGCGGTGCTGAAGAAATcgctgcaggctgtgctggagggggCCAG gTGA
- the FANCE gene encoding Fanconi anemia group E protein isoform X7: protein MSHRPPCSPAAAMEPRCPPWLQICPGPCRLLLHALSSGPGGAMAALRVLQRGQPREGPGQAFPWQALTAALCAEEPSLKGPKDTLAVKPRLLLLPVLCQRNLFSLLLAVQDVVPGDCLDQLLQALEQDSHVDPWVKTLGDLLQQGARAEEGSPHPTALSSMCQQQLRGLCQKIAQKKPEGQRKLNWCFSKQPGAPDSAPQGGKCKKMSEESLQLDSEREGKRLLLEEVAFEPLEPQECGDVAGVEEEVPEEPSGDVSAQSTDKAAPDSSQQDAVGELRKISQTELAVEVQSFVQMHGQRLKMLLLQESSHCELRTPPELRILNSCSPSQLEGLCSFLQLSTCPEPFLVRFCSWLLALTPDLSYTSAAILAEQLFLRRVLSLTQPPSRHLMAALTSFCSKYSHSFCRVLVAAVLQESGEGAEQTKLMCELVEECLEPHSVQLVLSQVLEVPLSERLLPVLQAVLGRQEVLPPKLLDLLVLTLCQQAPAFATSLSFAKLVMAVLTVYQSQVTPAHRSSLAAVLDQSNAVLKKSLQAVLEGAR, encoded by the exons ATGTCTCACAGGCCGCCGTGCAGCCCCGCCGCAGCAATGGAGCCCCGGTGCCCGCCCTGGCTGCAGATCTGCCCCGGGCCGTGCCGCCTCCTGCTCCACGCTCTGTCCTCCGGCCCCGGCGGGGCGATGGCCGCACTGCGGGTGCTGCAACGGGGCCAGCCCCGCGAGGGACCGGGGCAGGCGTTCCCCTGGCAGGCTCTCACCGCAGCCCTGTGCGCCGAGGAGCCCTCGCTGAAGGGGCCAAAGGACACCCTGGCCGT caagccacggctgctgctgctgcccgtTTTGTGCCAGAGAAacctcttttccctgctcctggcgGTTCAGGATGTAGTGCCCGGTGATTGCCTTGaccagctgctccaggcctTGGAGCAAGATTCCCATGTGGATCCCTGGGTGAAGACACTGGGGGATCTACTCCAGCAGGGAGCAAGGGCAGAGGAGGGTTCCCCACATCCCACTGCCCTGTCTTccatgtgccagcagcagcttaGGGGCCTGTGCCAGAAAATTGCCCAGAAGAAACCAGAGGGGCAAAGAAAATTGAACTGGTGCTTCAGCAAGCAGCCTGGTGCCCCTGACTCTGCGCCTCAAGGTGGGAAGTGCAAGAAAATGTCAGAGGAGAGCCTGCAGTTGGACAgtgagagagaggggaagaggtTGTTGCTGGAGGAGGTGGCATTTGAGCCCCTGGAGCCCCAGGAATGTGGAGATGTAGCAGGGGTGGAAGAGGAGGTGCCTGAGGAGCCTTCAGGGGATGTATCTGCTCAGAGCACAGATAAGGCTGCTCCAGACAGCTCCCAGCAAGATGCAGTTGGGGAGCTCAGGAAGATTTCCCAGACAGAGCTGGCAGTAGAGGTCCAGTCCTTTGTCCAG ATGCATGGACAGAggctgaaaatgctgctgctgcaggagtcCAGC CACTGTGAGCTGCGCACCCCACCTGAGCTGAGAATCCTGAacagctgctcccccagccag CTTGAGGGGCTGTgctccttcctccagctctccACGTGCCCAGAGCCCTTCCTGGTGCGTttctgcagctggctgctggctctgacCCCTGACCTCAGCTACACCAGTGCAGCcatcctggcagagcagctcttccTTAGGCGA GTCCTGTCCCTCACCCAGCCGCCTTCCCGACACCTCATGGCTGCCCTCACTTCATTTTGCTCCAAGTATTCCCATTCCTTCTGCCGTGTGCTGGTGGCTGCGGTGCTGCAGGAGTCTGGGGAAG GTGCTGAGCAGACCAAGCTGATGTGTGAGCTCGTGGAGGAGTGCCTGGAGCCACACTCTgtgcagctggtgctgag CCAAGTCCTGGAGGTGCCTTTGTCAGAGAGACTCCTGCCAGtactgcaggctgtgctggggcgGCAG GAGGTGCTTCCCCCTAAGCTTTTGGATCTCCTGGTCCTGACTCTGTGCCAGCAGGCCCCAGCCTTTGCCACATCACTCAGCTTCGCCAAGCTGGTGATGGCCGTGCTCACAGTGTACCAGAGCCAG GTCACCCCAGCTCACCGGAGCAGTCTGGCTGCGGTCCTGGATCAAAGCAATGCGGTGCTGAAGAAATcgctgcaggctgtgctggagggggCCAG gTGA
- the FANCE gene encoding Fanconi anemia group E protein isoform X6, whose translation MSHRPPCSPAAAMEPRCPPWLQICPGPCRLLLHALSSGPGGAMAALRVLQRGQPREGPGQAFPWQALTAALCAEEPSLKGPKDTLAVKPRLLLLPVLCQRNLFSLLLAVQDVVPGDCLDQLLQALEQDSHVDPWVKTLGDLLQQGARAEEGSPHPTALSSMCQQQLRGLCQKIAQKKPEGQRKLNWCFSKQPGAPDSAPQGGKCKKMSEESLQLDSEREGKRLLLEEVAFEPLEPQECGDVAGVEEEVPEEPSGDVSAQSTDKAAPDSSQQDAVGELRKISQTELAVEVQSFVQMHGQRLKMLLLQESSHCELRTPPELRILNSCSPSQVNPSIPAAAAAGGLLLSLMSHPLCHPQLEGLCSFLQLSTCPEPFLVRFCSWLLALTPDLSYTSAAILAEQLFLRRVLSLTQPPSRHLMAALTSFCSKYSHSFCRVLVAAVLQESGEGAEQTKLMCELVEECLEPHSVQLVLSQVLEVPLSERLLPVLQAVLGRQEVLPPKLLDLLVLTLCQQAPAFATSLSFAKLVMAVLTVYQSQVTPAHRSSLAAVLDQSNAVLKKSLQAVLEGAR comes from the exons ATGTCTCACAGGCCGCCGTGCAGCCCCGCCGCAGCAATGGAGCCCCGGTGCCCGCCCTGGCTGCAGATCTGCCCCGGGCCGTGCCGCCTCCTGCTCCACGCTCTGTCCTCCGGCCCCGGCGGGGCGATGGCCGCACTGCGGGTGCTGCAACGGGGCCAGCCCCGCGAGGGACCGGGGCAGGCGTTCCCCTGGCAGGCTCTCACCGCAGCCCTGTGCGCCGAGGAGCCCTCGCTGAAGGGGCCAAAGGACACCCTGGCCGT caagccacggctgctgctgctgcccgtTTTGTGCCAGAGAAacctcttttccctgctcctggcgGTTCAGGATGTAGTGCCCGGTGATTGCCTTGaccagctgctccaggcctTGGAGCAAGATTCCCATGTGGATCCCTGGGTGAAGACACTGGGGGATCTACTCCAGCAGGGAGCAAGGGCAGAGGAGGGTTCCCCACATCCCACTGCCCTGTCTTccatgtgccagcagcagcttaGGGGCCTGTGCCAGAAAATTGCCCAGAAGAAACCAGAGGGGCAAAGAAAATTGAACTGGTGCTTCAGCAAGCAGCCTGGTGCCCCTGACTCTGCGCCTCAAGGTGGGAAGTGCAAGAAAATGTCAGAGGAGAGCCTGCAGTTGGACAgtgagagagaggggaagaggtTGTTGCTGGAGGAGGTGGCATTTGAGCCCCTGGAGCCCCAGGAATGTGGAGATGTAGCAGGGGTGGAAGAGGAGGTGCCTGAGGAGCCTTCAGGGGATGTATCTGCTCAGAGCACAGATAAGGCTGCTCCAGACAGCTCCCAGCAAGATGCAGTTGGGGAGCTCAGGAAGATTTCCCAGACAGAGCTGGCAGTAGAGGTCCAGTCCTTTGTCCAG ATGCATGGACAGAggctgaaaatgctgctgctgcaggagtcCAGC CACTGTGAGCTGCGCACCCCACCTGAGCTGAGAATCCTGAacagctgctcccccagccagGTGAACCCcagcatccctgctgcagctgctgcagggggcTTGCTGCTGTCCCTAATGTCCCATCCCCTCTGCCATCCCCAGCTTGAGGGGCTGTgctccttcctccagctctccACGTGCCCAGAGCCCTTCCTGGTGCGTttctgcagctggctgctggctctgacCCCTGACCTCAGCTACACCAGTGCAGCcatcctggcagagcagctcttccTTAGGCGA GTCCTGTCCCTCACCCAGCCGCCTTCCCGACACCTCATGGCTGCCCTCACTTCATTTTGCTCCAAGTATTCCCATTCCTTCTGCCGTGTGCTGGTGGCTGCGGTGCTGCAGGAGTCTGGGGAAG GTGCTGAGCAGACCAAGCTGATGTGTGAGCTCGTGGAGGAGTGCCTGGAGCCACACTCTgtgcagctggtgctgag CCAAGTCCTGGAGGTGCCTTTGTCAGAGAGACTCCTGCCAGtactgcaggctgtgctggggcgGCAG GAGGTGCTTCCCCCTAAGCTTTTGGATCTCCTGGTCCTGACTCTGTGCCAGCAGGCCCCAGCCTTTGCCACATCACTCAGCTTCGCCAAGCTGGTGATGGCCGTGCTCACAGTGTACCAGAGCCAG GTCACCCCAGCTCACCGGAGCAGTCTGGCTGCGGTCCTGGATCAAAGCAATGCGGTGCTGAAGAAATcgctgcaggctgtgctggagggggCCAG gTGA
- the FANCE gene encoding Fanconi anemia group E protein isoform X3 — protein MEPRCPPWLQICPGPCRLLLHALSSGPGGAMAALRVLQRGQPREGPGQAFPWQALTAALCAEEPSLKGPKDTLAVKPRLLLLPVLCQRNLFSLLLAVQDVVPGDCLDQLLQALEQDSHVDPWVKTLGDLLQQGARAEEGSPHPTALSSMCQQQLRGLCQKIAQKKPEGQRKLNWCFSKQPGAPDSAPQGGKCKKMSEESLQLDSEREGKRLLLEEVAFEPLEPQECGDVAGVEEEVPEEPSGDVSAQSTDKAAPDSSQQDAVGELRKISQTELAVEVQSFVQMHGQRLKMLLLQESSHCELRTPPELRILNSCSPSQVNPSIPAAAAAGGLLLSLMSHPLCHPQLEGLCSFLQLSTCPEPFLVRFCSWLLALTPDLSYTSAAILAEQLFLRRVRARAVEVSCSPFPPPLSPPPAFSVPRSCPSPSRLPDTSWLPSLHFAPSIPIPSAVCWWLRCCRSLGKACQEGPCTSPWIWQPLEVLPCCFALAGAEQTKLMCELVEECLEPHSVQLVLSQVLEVPLSERLLPVLQAVLGRQEVLPPKLLDLLVLTLCQQAPAFATSLSFAKLVMAVLTVYQSQVTPAHRSSLAAVLDQSNAVLKKSLQAVLEGAR, from the exons ATGGAGCCCCGGTGCCCGCCCTGGCTGCAGATCTGCCCCGGGCCGTGCCGCCTCCTGCTCCACGCTCTGTCCTCCGGCCCCGGCGGGGCGATGGCCGCACTGCGGGTGCTGCAACGGGGCCAGCCCCGCGAGGGACCGGGGCAGGCGTTCCCCTGGCAGGCTCTCACCGCAGCCCTGTGCGCCGAGGAGCCCTCGCTGAAGGGGCCAAAGGACACCCTGGCCGT caagccacggctgctgctgctgcccgtTTTGTGCCAGAGAAacctcttttccctgctcctggcgGTTCAGGATGTAGTGCCCGGTGATTGCCTTGaccagctgctccaggcctTGGAGCAAGATTCCCATGTGGATCCCTGGGTGAAGACACTGGGGGATCTACTCCAGCAGGGAGCAAGGGCAGAGGAGGGTTCCCCACATCCCACTGCCCTGTCTTccatgtgccagcagcagcttaGGGGCCTGTGCCAGAAAATTGCCCAGAAGAAACCAGAGGGGCAAAGAAAATTGAACTGGTGCTTCAGCAAGCAGCCTGGTGCCCCTGACTCTGCGCCTCAAGGTGGGAAGTGCAAGAAAATGTCAGAGGAGAGCCTGCAGTTGGACAgtgagagagaggggaagaggtTGTTGCTGGAGGAGGTGGCATTTGAGCCCCTGGAGCCCCAGGAATGTGGAGATGTAGCAGGGGTGGAAGAGGAGGTGCCTGAGGAGCCTTCAGGGGATGTATCTGCTCAGAGCACAGATAAGGCTGCTCCAGACAGCTCCCAGCAAGATGCAGTTGGGGAGCTCAGGAAGATTTCCCAGACAGAGCTGGCAGTAGAGGTCCAGTCCTTTGTCCAG ATGCATGGACAGAggctgaaaatgctgctgctgcaggagtcCAGC CACTGTGAGCTGCGCACCCCACCTGAGCTGAGAATCCTGAacagctgctcccccagccagGTGAACCCcagcatccctgctgcagctgctgcagggggcTTGCTGCTGTCCCTAATGTCCCATCCCCTCTGCCATCCCCAGCTTGAGGGGCTGTgctccttcctccagctctccACGTGCCCAGAGCCCTTCCTGGTGCGTttctgcagctggctgctggctctgacCCCTGACCTCAGCTACACCAGTGCAGCcatcctggcagagcagctcttccTTAGGCGAGTACGTGCCAGGGCAGTGGAGGTTTCCTGCTCCCCATTTCCCCCTCCACTGTCCCCACCTCCTGCCTTTTCTGTCCCTAGGTCCTGTCCCTCACCCAGCCGCCTTCCCGACACCTCATGGCTGCCCTCACTTCATTTTGCTCCAAGTATTCCCATTCCTTCTGCCGTGTGCTGGTGGCTGCGGTGCTGCAGGAGTCTGGGGAAG GCATGCCAGGAAGGGCCATGCACATCCCCATGGATTTGGCAGCCTCTGGAGGTTCTGCCCTGCTGCTTTGCCCTTGCAGGTGCTGAGCAGACCAAGCTGATGTGTGAGCTCGTGGAGGAGTGCCTGGAGCCACACTCTgtgcagctggtgctgag CCAAGTCCTGGAGGTGCCTTTGTCAGAGAGACTCCTGCCAGtactgcaggctgtgctggggcgGCAG GAGGTGCTTCCCCCTAAGCTTTTGGATCTCCTGGTCCTGACTCTGTGCCAGCAGGCCCCAGCCTTTGCCACATCACTCAGCTTCGCCAAGCTGGTGATGGCCGTGCTCACAGTGTACCAGAGCCAG GTCACCCCAGCTCACCGGAGCAGTCTGGCTGCGGTCCTGGATCAAAGCAATGCGGTGCTGAAGAAATcgctgcaggctgtgctggagggggCCAG gTGA
- the FANCE gene encoding Fanconi anemia group E protein isoform X5 produces MSGLPVSGCPPCVTLSGLPMSHRPPCSPAAAMEPRCPPWLQICPGPCRLLLHALSSGPGGAMAALRVLQRGQPREGPGQAFPWQALTAALCAEEPSLKGPKDTLAVKPRLLLLPVLCQRNLFSLLLAVQDVVPGDCLDQLLQALEQDSHVDPWVKTLGDLLQQGARAEEGSPHPTALSSMCQQQLRGLCQKIAQKKPEGQRKLNWCFSKQPGAPDSAPQGGKCKKMSEESLQLDSEREGKRLLLEEVAFEPLEPQECGDVAGVEEEVPEEPSGDVSAQSTDKAAPDSSQQDAVGELRKISQTELAVEVQSFVQMHGQRLKMLLLQESSLEGLCSFLQLSTCPEPFLVRFCSWLLALTPDLSYTSAAILAEQLFLRRVRARAVEVSCSPFPPPLSPPPAFSVPRSCPSPSRLPDTSWLPSLHFAPSIPIPSAVCWWLRCCRSLGKACQEGPCTSPWIWQPLEVLPCCFALAGAEQTKLMCELVEECLEPHSVQLVLSQVLEVPLSERLLPVLQAVLGRQEVLPPKLLDLLVLTLCQQAPAFATSLSFAKLVMAVLTVYQSQVTPAHRSSLAAVLDQSNAVLKKSLQAVLEGAR; encoded by the exons ATGTCCGGTCTCCCCGTGTCCGGCTGTCCCCCGTGTGTGACCCTGTCCGGTCTCCCCATGTCTCACAGGCCGCCGTGCAGCCCCGCCGCAGCAATGGAGCCCCGGTGCCCGCCCTGGCTGCAGATCTGCCCCGGGCCGTGCCGCCTCCTGCTCCACGCTCTGTCCTCCGGCCCCGGCGGGGCGATGGCCGCACTGCGGGTGCTGCAACGGGGCCAGCCCCGCGAGGGACCGGGGCAGGCGTTCCCCTGGCAGGCTCTCACCGCAGCCCTGTGCGCCGAGGAGCCCTCGCTGAAGGGGCCAAAGGACACCCTGGCCGT caagccacggctgctgctgctgcccgtTTTGTGCCAGAGAAacctcttttccctgctcctggcgGTTCAGGATGTAGTGCCCGGTGATTGCCTTGaccagctgctccaggcctTGGAGCAAGATTCCCATGTGGATCCCTGGGTGAAGACACTGGGGGATCTACTCCAGCAGGGAGCAAGGGCAGAGGAGGGTTCCCCACATCCCACTGCCCTGTCTTccatgtgccagcagcagcttaGGGGCCTGTGCCAGAAAATTGCCCAGAAGAAACCAGAGGGGCAAAGAAAATTGAACTGGTGCTTCAGCAAGCAGCCTGGTGCCCCTGACTCTGCGCCTCAAGGTGGGAAGTGCAAGAAAATGTCAGAGGAGAGCCTGCAGTTGGACAgtgagagagaggggaagaggtTGTTGCTGGAGGAGGTGGCATTTGAGCCCCTGGAGCCCCAGGAATGTGGAGATGTAGCAGGGGTGGAAGAGGAGGTGCCTGAGGAGCCTTCAGGGGATGTATCTGCTCAGAGCACAGATAAGGCTGCTCCAGACAGCTCCCAGCAAGATGCAGTTGGGGAGCTCAGGAAGATTTCCCAGACAGAGCTGGCAGTAGAGGTCCAGTCCTTTGTCCAG ATGCATGGACAGAggctgaaaatgctgctgctgcaggagtcCAGC CTTGAGGGGCTGTgctccttcctccagctctccACGTGCCCAGAGCCCTTCCTGGTGCGTttctgcagctggctgctggctctgacCCCTGACCTCAGCTACACCAGTGCAGCcatcctggcagagcagctcttccTTAGGCGAGTACGTGCCAGGGCAGTGGAGGTTTCCTGCTCCCCATTTCCCCCTCCACTGTCCCCACCTCCTGCCTTTTCTGTCCCTAGGTCCTGTCCCTCACCCAGCCGCCTTCCCGACACCTCATGGCTGCCCTCACTTCATTTTGCTCCAAGTATTCCCATTCCTTCTGCCGTGTGCTGGTGGCTGCGGTGCTGCAGGAGTCTGGGGAAG GCATGCCAGGAAGGGCCATGCACATCCCCATGGATTTGGCAGCCTCTGGAGGTTCTGCCCTGCTGCTTTGCCCTTGCAGGTGCTGAGCAGACCAAGCTGATGTGTGAGCTCGTGGAGGAGTGCCTGGAGCCACACTCTgtgcagctggtgctgag CCAAGTCCTGGAGGTGCCTTTGTCAGAGAGACTCCTGCCAGtactgcaggctgtgctggggcgGCAG GAGGTGCTTCCCCCTAAGCTTTTGGATCTCCTGGTCCTGACTCTGTGCCAGCAGGCCCCAGCCTTTGCCACATCACTCAGCTTCGCCAAGCTGGTGATGGCCGTGCTCACAGTGTACCAGAGCCAG GTCACCCCAGCTCACCGGAGCAGTCTGGCTGCGGTCCTGGATCAAAGCAATGCGGTGCTGAAGAAATcgctgcaggctgtgctggagggggCCAG gTGA
- the FANCE gene encoding Fanconi anemia group E protein isoform X4 encodes MSGLPVSGCPPCVTLSGLPMSHRPPCSPAAAMEPRCPPWLQICPGPCRLLLHALSSGPGGAMAALRVLQRGQPREGPGQAFPWQALTAALCAEEPSLKGPKDTLAVKPRLLLLPVLCQRNLFSLLLAVQDVVPGDCLDQLLQALEQDSHVDPWVKTLGDLLQQGARAEEGSPHPTALSSMCQQQLRGLCQKIAQKKPEGQRKLNWCFSKQPGAPDSAPQGGKCKKMSEESLQLDSEREGKRLLLEEVAFEPLEPQECGDVAGVEEEVPEEPSGDVSAQSTDKAAPDSSQQDAVGELRKISQTELAVEVQSFVQMHGQRLKMLLLQESSHCELRTPPELRILNSCSPSQLSTCPEPFLVRFCSWLLALTPDLSYTSAAILAEQLFLRRVRARAVEVSCSPFPPPLSPPPAFSVPRSCPSPSRLPDTSWLPSLHFAPSIPIPSAVCWWLRCCRSLGKACQEGPCTSPWIWQPLEVLPCCFALAGAEQTKLMCELVEECLEPHSVQLVLSQVLEVPLSERLLPVLQAVLGRQEVLPPKLLDLLVLTLCQQAPAFATSLSFAKLVMAVLTVYQSQVTPAHRSSLAAVLDQSNAVLKKSLQAVLEGAR; translated from the exons ATGTCCGGTCTCCCCGTGTCCGGCTGTCCCCCGTGTGTGACCCTGTCCGGTCTCCCCATGTCTCACAGGCCGCCGTGCAGCCCCGCCGCAGCAATGGAGCCCCGGTGCCCGCCCTGGCTGCAGATCTGCCCCGGGCCGTGCCGCCTCCTGCTCCACGCTCTGTCCTCCGGCCCCGGCGGGGCGATGGCCGCACTGCGGGTGCTGCAACGGGGCCAGCCCCGCGAGGGACCGGGGCAGGCGTTCCCCTGGCAGGCTCTCACCGCAGCCCTGTGCGCCGAGGAGCCCTCGCTGAAGGGGCCAAAGGACACCCTGGCCGT caagccacggctgctgctgctgcccgtTTTGTGCCAGAGAAacctcttttccctgctcctggcgGTTCAGGATGTAGTGCCCGGTGATTGCCTTGaccagctgctccaggcctTGGAGCAAGATTCCCATGTGGATCCCTGGGTGAAGACACTGGGGGATCTACTCCAGCAGGGAGCAAGGGCAGAGGAGGGTTCCCCACATCCCACTGCCCTGTCTTccatgtgccagcagcagcttaGGGGCCTGTGCCAGAAAATTGCCCAGAAGAAACCAGAGGGGCAAAGAAAATTGAACTGGTGCTTCAGCAAGCAGCCTGGTGCCCCTGACTCTGCGCCTCAAGGTGGGAAGTGCAAGAAAATGTCAGAGGAGAGCCTGCAGTTGGACAgtgagagagaggggaagaggtTGTTGCTGGAGGAGGTGGCATTTGAGCCCCTGGAGCCCCAGGAATGTGGAGATGTAGCAGGGGTGGAAGAGGAGGTGCCTGAGGAGCCTTCAGGGGATGTATCTGCTCAGAGCACAGATAAGGCTGCTCCAGACAGCTCCCAGCAAGATGCAGTTGGGGAGCTCAGGAAGATTTCCCAGACAGAGCTGGCAGTAGAGGTCCAGTCCTTTGTCCAG ATGCATGGACAGAggctgaaaatgctgctgctgcaggagtcCAGC CACTGTGAGCTGCGCACCCCACCTGAGCTGAGAATCCTGAacagctgctcccccagccag ctctccACGTGCCCAGAGCCCTTCCTGGTGCGTttctgcagctggctgctggctctgacCCCTGACCTCAGCTACACCAGTGCAGCcatcctggcagagcagctcttccTTAGGCGAGTACGTGCCAGGGCAGTGGAGGTTTCCTGCTCCCCATTTCCCCCTCCACTGTCCCCACCTCCTGCCTTTTCTGTCCCTAGGTCCTGTCCCTCACCCAGCCGCCTTCCCGACACCTCATGGCTGCCCTCACTTCATTTTGCTCCAAGTATTCCCATTCCTTCTGCCGTGTGCTGGTGGCTGCGGTGCTGCAGGAGTCTGGGGAAG GCATGCCAGGAAGGGCCATGCACATCCCCATGGATTTGGCAGCCTCTGGAGGTTCTGCCCTGCTGCTTTGCCCTTGCAGGTGCTGAGCAGACCAAGCTGATGTGTGAGCTCGTGGAGGAGTGCCTGGAGCCACACTCTgtgcagctggtgctgag CCAAGTCCTGGAGGTGCCTTTGTCAGAGAGACTCCTGCCAGtactgcaggctgtgctggggcgGCAG GAGGTGCTTCCCCCTAAGCTTTTGGATCTCCTGGTCCTGACTCTGTGCCAGCAGGCCCCAGCCTTTGCCACATCACTCAGCTTCGCCAAGCTGGTGATGGCCGTGCTCACAGTGTACCAGAGCCAG GTCACCCCAGCTCACCGGAGCAGTCTGGCTGCGGTCCTGGATCAAAGCAATGCGGTGCTGAAGAAATcgctgcaggctgtgctggagggggCCAG gTGA